The genomic segment CCAGATTGCCGACTACAAGAAACCCACGTTCTTCACCACAGCAGAACCTACGATCGGGGCCTTCAGAAAAGGAGAACCCATCACAATAAATGTCTCGTCTCAATATTACTTTGGGGACCCTGTCTCTCTAGGCAAGGTTGATTACACGATTTACAAAGGAAATCAGTATGTTGACAACGGATCGGCACGGCTTGACGGTTTGGGAAATACGGTGATCGGGTATGTCGATGGGCTTGAGAGCGGATCATATTACGCAATTGTCACTGTATCGGACGATACCGGTATGCAATCAAGAAGCATGGTTGAGTTCAAGGTTGTGCAGGGCACTTTCGATTTCTATGTAGATTACAGATTCACGGACATAGAGGCCGTCGTGAAAATTGAAACGAAGCTGAACGACGATACGCCAGTTTCAAAAGCTTGCGAAGTCAAGGTCTGGTACGAAGAGCCCGTTATACTTATGGACAAGGGCAAGCAGATTGAGAAGAAGCTGAAAATCAACATCTTCAGTGAAGAGCTTTCAACCGATAGCGGAGGAAAGGCAGAGGTGCTGATCGATCTGAGGGACGTACCGTCAGACACGGTTGTCTATTTTGAGATTAATGGATCGCCCTCGGGCGAGCCGGAAGTAGTGGACAGCTATTCGGTTTACACTAGCGGTTATTATGACTACTACGGATCCATACTGATAGACTCCGTCGAGTCTGCCGTTCCTGGATCAAAGGCGAAGGTCTCATTCTACACATCATCACCCATGGATTTATGGATTATTGCAGACTTCTCGGGCGATTTCAAACAGTTTCCGTTCAGCTCGACCGAGGGAAAGAACACTGTAGAAATTGAAATCCCAGAGAACTATGCATACGACAATTTCATGCTCTTCATTGTCGGATACAAGAACTACCAGATTGTCCAGTCACAACTGATAGGAGTAAAGACGTCTTCGAAAGACCTGAAAATAGGCTTGCTCACCCAAGATAGATATGAACCCGGAGATACTGTCAACATGAAAGTCCATGTAAGCGATTCTGAAGGAAATCCAGCCAGCGTAGGGCTTACAGTTGCAGTGGTTTCTCAGGCGATGCTTTCACTATTTGAAGGTGACTACGATCAGTGGAAAGCGTCTCTGGGCAGTCCATTCAATAGAGGGTTCAACACAGTTAGCATCAATGACCTATACTATTCTGCCTACCCCTCCATTGCCAAACTTGGGGACCTGCTGGAATCTCAGCCGCCTGCCGCTGAATCCAAGGTAACGGGAGGCGCCCCTCTCGGGATGGGCGATCTTGGGAAAGAAGCCGATAGCTTGACTTCAGACGTAAAGGCAAGAAAACTTTTCAGCGACAGCGCTTTCTGGTCAATTGGAACCTTCACTGACGAAAATGGAGTTGCAGAATTGTCCTTTGTTGTGCCCGAAGATCTTGATACCTGGACAATCAGGGCTCTAGCTGCCGAACTGGGCGGAGATTTCAGCTACGAAAGATCAGGCTTTGAAACCTGGAAGCCCATGACTGTCAGCAGCTTTCTTCCGGAGTTTCTCATTGCGGGTGACAAGGTTAATTTGGTCTTCTCGGTCAAGAACAATCTTGACTCCAGAATGCCCGTGATAACTGGATTCTATCTGGATGGAGAAGTAATAGAAGAGAAGGGATCGACAATAGACGCCTTTGGAAGTCGATCTTTCACTTACGAGGTGGAGCTGCGCGATCTGCTGCCTTCGGAGAAAGAGGAGAAGCTGAAAGTCAAATTCGTTGTTGAGGGGAGTCGCGGGTCCGATGGAGTTGAGTATGAAATACCTTTGAAACCAAGATTTACTTATCTTCGGTTTGGAAATCTGGAATTCCTCGATGGTAACAAGATTCTAGAATTTTCTGAAAACTCCATAGGGACGATCACCATCTCCTCAACAATCGATCCGATTCTTCTTGAAGCAATCAGATACCTGGTTGACTATCCATATGGTTGTGTGGAACAGACAATGAGCAGGCTTCTTCCTGCACTGGCCGCCTCTAAGCTTCTTGAAGGCGCAGACGAGCCTTTCGTAAAGAAGGTGTCTGTCGTGGTCGGGGAGGGACTCGAGAGGCTCTACGGTTTTCAGCATTACGATGGTGGCTGGGGTTGGTGGAAGGATGATCGTTCAACTCCATTCATGACCGCTTATGTGATGCTGGGTCTGTATTTGGCTACGGAGAACGGTTACGACATAAATCGAGATGTAATAGCAATGGGATACTCGGCGATGAAAAGCTTGAACAAAGAAGACCCTGATCCCTTCCTGCAGTACGTAATAGTGCTTTTCAGCAGGAAGCTAAGAGATCCTGTAGGCTCTATTGTTGACTATAAAGGGGATGTAGCTTCCATTGTCTTGACCGCACTTTCCTACGAAACTCTGAACATGAAGGAAAAAGCATCTGCTCTTATTGAAGAGGCAATGGAATATGTGGATCTCAGTGCAGATGATGCGATACATGGGAAGAGTTTCAGCTATTTCTTTGACGACACTGTGATTCTGTCTTTGCTCTTGAAGGCATCTGTCGATCTGGAAATGCCTTCTACCACGATTGCAGAGATCTCCAGGAGACTGCTGAAAATGGGCAACGGCAGCTACTGGTACAGAACCTCGTCAACTGCTATGGCCATTCTTTCTCTTTCTTCCGTTAGCAATGTGCTTTCCGAGGAGGCCGAAGTGAAAGTGATGTCGGGGAGTGGGGAGGTGATTTTCGAGGGCGATGTCGCCGATTCGATAACAGTTCCCTTTGCAGGAGAGAACATGTTAGTCGAGAGTACGGATATGGTGGTTGTCTCGATAAACGGGGAGGCAACGGTTGAGATGGAATTGATCGAGGCTGAAAACATTGGTCTGACTATCGAGCGAATTCTCAGGAGGAAGCTCCCCGTTCCGATGGACGATACACACGTCCTCACCACTCCCCAGATAGATTCTCCTTACGTGGTCTCTTCAATAAAGACGCTGACTCCGGATGAAGTTGGTTCTCTTGAGATAAGCGTATCAAAGAGCATCGAAGGGATGAAGCTCGCAATTACGGAAGGGGAATTGAAGCTAGGAGAGTACG from the Mesotoga infera genome contains:
- a CDS encoding alpha-2-macroglobulin domain protein, yielding MRKASVVLLIILFTGLTAIAFQIQRYGYKLESSFIELYSLDYLPTVYTDSKDSYIDIKIYDLDEQDLTGAITIGDVGISGDPLYALRQTVSEKQRVHFPDEALKGLRLIVVSSQSGTTKLMTSYRMVGAQLLAHEDGAMLRLWKKDDSEFIENFALYRLKDGELIGRTEDGVFAFNYLPTVDDAILVQSAEGSILWRPGEYDYYFSSKDICLTFTDRPAYKAGEVVNFRSFIREITPAGYEIPEIDSVEVEIVDPLNRGVYSEVLEPDDLGSVSGTFRTYSEITRGSYRIIIRWEENEDYYYFQIADYKKPTFFTTAEPTIGAFRKGEPITINVSSQYYFGDPVSLGKVDYTIYKGNQYVDNGSARLDGLGNTVIGYVDGLESGSYYAIVTVSDDTGMQSRSMVEFKVVQGTFDFYVDYRFTDIEAVVKIETKLNDDTPVSKACEVKVWYEEPVILMDKGKQIEKKLKINIFSEELSTDSGGKAEVLIDLRDVPSDTVVYFEINGSPSGEPEVVDSYSVYTSGYYDYYGSILIDSVESAVPGSKAKVSFYTSSPMDLWIIADFSGDFKQFPFSSTEGKNTVEIEIPENYAYDNFMLFIVGYKNYQIVQSQLIGVKTSSKDLKIGLLTQDRYEPGDTVNMKVHVSDSEGNPASVGLTVAVVSQAMLSLFEGDYDQWKASLGSPFNRGFNTVSINDLYYSAYPSIAKLGDLLESQPPAAESKVTGGAPLGMGDLGKEADSLTSDVKARKLFSDSAFWSIGTFTDENGVAELSFVVPEDLDTWTIRALAAELGGDFSYERSGFETWKPMTVSSFLPEFLIAGDKVNLVFSVKNNLDSRMPVITGFYLDGEVIEEKGSTIDAFGSRSFTYEVELRDLLPSEKEEKLKVKFVVEGSRGSDGVEYEIPLKPRFTYLRFGNLEFLDGNKILEFSENSIGTITISSTIDPILLEAIRYLVDYPYGCVEQTMSRLLPALAASKLLEGADEPFVKKVSVVVGEGLERLYGFQHYDGGWGWWKDDRSTPFMTAYVMLGLYLATENGYDINRDVIAMGYSAMKSLNKEDPDPFLQYVIVLFSRKLRDPVGSIVDYKGDVASIVLTALSYETLNMKEKASALIEEAMEYVDLSADDAIHGKSFSYFFDDTVILSLLLKASVDLEMPSTTIAEISRRLLKMGNGSYWYRTSSTAMAILSLSSVSNVLSEEAEVKVMSGSGEVIFEGDVADSITVPFAGENMLVESTDMVVVSINGEATVEMELIEAENIGLTIERILRRKLPVPMDDTHVLTTPQIDSPYVVSSIKTLTPDEVGSLEISVSKSIEGMKLAITEGELKLGEYGLGLRIYEGDVLGISNGEIIIRTLEYGYYDDATAEIHSIKLGIPEPISVGETIISEVRIMIPDDIPYVVLEDMLPSTGISVEENLEADILGYTKFYYYDYYWWGYTFKDARFDRISFFFRDGGEFVTKSNWRILTKGEFIIPAVQAWAMYDGDVRSNTESVRLIVE